From a region of the Mycolicibacterium sp. MU0050 genome:
- a CDS encoding acyclic terpene utilization AtuA family protein, giving the protein MTSAVRIGNCSGFYGDRLSAMREMLEGGELDYLTGDYLAELTMLILGRDRMKNPGGGYAKTFLRQLEDCLGLAQDKGVRIVSNAGGLNPAGLADAVRALAGELGLDVRVAHVEGDDLLSRAPELGFGDVLTANAYLGAWGIVDCLNSGADVVVTGRVTDASVIVGPAAAHFGWQRTDYDKLAGAVIAGHVIECGIQASGGNYAFFTEVDDLTHPSFPLAELHDDGSAVITKHPGTGGEVSVGTVTSQLLYEITDGRYANPDVTARMDSVTLTQQGPDRVAITGARGEPPPPTLKVSLNSIGGFRNTVTFVLTGLDIEAKAQLVRRQLEAAVTVRPAEMQWTLARTDHPDADTQEAASALLHCTVRDPDPAKVGRRFTSAGVELALASYPGFHVTAPPGDGQVYGVFRPGYVDAVAVPHVAVHADGTRTDIAAAEDTLALAPVDEPSLPAPLPGGPTRRLPLGTIAGARSGDKGGNANVGVWVRTEEQWRWLAHTLTVDAFRELLPETAQLNVTRHQLPRLYALNFVIEGILGAGVAYAARFDPQAKGLGEWLRARHVDIPERLLP; this is encoded by the coding sequence GTGACGTCTGCGGTCCGGATCGGCAACTGCTCCGGCTTCTACGGCGACCGGCTGTCGGCCATGCGCGAAATGCTCGAGGGCGGCGAGCTGGACTACCTGACCGGCGATTACCTGGCCGAGCTGACCATGCTCATCCTCGGGCGCGACCGGATGAAGAACCCCGGCGGCGGTTACGCCAAGACCTTCCTGCGTCAGCTCGAGGACTGCCTGGGGTTGGCGCAGGACAAGGGTGTACGCATCGTGTCCAACGCGGGCGGCCTGAACCCGGCGGGCCTGGCCGACGCGGTGCGCGCACTGGCCGGCGAGCTCGGCCTCGACGTGCGCGTCGCCCACGTCGAGGGTGACGACCTGCTGAGCCGCGCCCCCGAACTCGGCTTCGGCGACGTCCTGACCGCCAACGCCTACCTGGGCGCCTGGGGCATCGTGGACTGCCTGAACTCCGGCGCGGACGTCGTGGTGACCGGGCGGGTCACCGACGCCTCGGTGATCGTCGGCCCGGCCGCGGCGCATTTCGGTTGGCAGCGCACCGATTACGACAAGCTCGCCGGCGCCGTGATCGCCGGTCACGTCATCGAGTGCGGCATCCAGGCCAGCGGCGGCAACTACGCGTTCTTCACCGAGGTGGACGACCTGACCCACCCGAGCTTCCCCCTGGCCGAGCTGCACGACGACGGCTCCGCGGTCATCACCAAGCATCCCGGCACCGGCGGCGAGGTCAGCGTCGGCACCGTCACCAGCCAGCTGCTCTACGAGATCACCGACGGCCGCTACGCCAACCCGGACGTGACCGCGCGGATGGACAGCGTGACGCTGACTCAGCAGGGCCCGGACCGGGTGGCGATCACGGGCGCTCGGGGCGAGCCGCCGCCGCCCACCCTGAAGGTGTCGTTGAACAGCATCGGCGGCTTCCGCAACACCGTGACCTTCGTGCTGACCGGCCTGGACATCGAGGCCAAGGCGCAGCTGGTGCGGCGCCAGCTGGAGGCGGCGGTGACCGTCCGGCCCGCCGAGATGCAGTGGACGCTGGCGCGCACCGACCACCCCGATGCCGACACCCAGGAGGCGGCGAGCGCGCTGCTGCACTGCACCGTCCGCGACCCTGACCCGGCCAAGGTCGGCCGTCGATTCACCAGTGCCGGAGTCGAACTCGCGCTGGCCAGCTACCCGGGCTTCCATGTCACCGCACCGCCCGGCGACGGGCAGGTGTACGGCGTATTCCGGCCCGGCTACGTCGACGCCGTCGCGGTGCCCCACGTCGCGGTGCACGCCGACGGCACCCGCACCGACATCGCCGCCGCCGAGGACACGTTGGCGTTGGCTCCGGTCGACGAGCCGTCGTTGCCCGCTCCCCTGCCCGGTGGCCCGACCCGGCGGTTACCGCTGGGCACCATCGCGGGCGCGCGCAGCGGCGACAAGGGCGGCAACGCCAACGTCGGCGTCTGGGTGCGGACCGAGGAGCAGTGGCGCTGGCTGGCCCACACCCTGACGGTGGACGCGTTCCGGGAACTGCTGCCGGAAACCGCGCAGCTCAACGTCACTCGGCATCAGCTGCCGCGGCTGTATGCACTCAACTTCGTCATCGAGGGCATCCTGGGCGCGGGGGTGGCCTACGCCGCGCGCTTCGATCCGCAGGCCAAGGGTCTCGGCGAGTGGTTGCGCGCCCGCCATGTGGATATCCCCGAAAGGCTGCTGCCATGA
- the rpmF gene encoding 50S ribosomal protein L32 produces MAVPKRRMSRSNTRSRRAQWKAEAPGLVTVTVAGQQHKVPRRLLKAARLGLVDLDKR; encoded by the coding sequence ATGGCCGTGCCCAAACGCAGAATGTCGCGCTCGAACACCCGTAGCCGTCGGGCGCAGTGGAAGGCCGAGGCCCCCGGCCTGGTCACCGTGACCGTCGCCGGTCAGCAGCACAAGGTGCCGCGCCGCCTGCTCAAGGCCGCCCGCCTGGGCCTGGTCGACCTCGACAAGCGCTGA
- a CDS encoding response regulator transcription factor, with the protein MRILVVDDDRAVRESLRRSLSFNGYSVSLAEDGVEALNAITEDRPDAVILDVMMPRLDGLEVCRQLRSSGDDLPILVLTARDSVSERVAGLDAGADDYLPKPFALEELLARVRALLRRTTGDDQADSMAMTFADLTLDPATRDVTRGDRHISLTRTEFALLEMLIANPRRVLTRSRILEEVWGFDFPTSGNALEVYVGYLRRKTEAEGEPRLIHTVRGVGYVLRETPP; encoded by the coding sequence GTGCGGATTCTTGTCGTTGATGATGATCGCGCCGTTCGCGAGTCGCTGCGCAGGTCCCTTAGCTTCAACGGGTACTCCGTCAGCCTGGCCGAGGACGGCGTCGAGGCGCTGAACGCCATCACCGAGGATCGTCCCGACGCGGTGATTCTCGACGTGATGATGCCCCGGCTCGACGGCCTCGAGGTGTGCCGGCAGCTGCGCAGCTCGGGGGACGACTTGCCGATCCTGGTCCTGACGGCCCGTGATTCGGTGTCGGAACGGGTCGCCGGCCTCGACGCGGGCGCCGACGACTACCTGCCCAAGCCGTTCGCGCTGGAGGAACTGCTGGCGCGCGTGCGTGCGCTGCTGCGCCGCACCACCGGCGACGACCAGGCCGATTCGATGGCGATGACGTTCGCCGATCTGACCCTGGACCCCGCCACCCGCGACGTCACCCGGGGCGACCGCCACATCAGTTTGACCCGCACCGAGTTCGCGCTGCTGGAGATGCTGATCGCGAACCCGCGGCGGGTGCTGACCCGTAGTCGCATTCTGGAAGAGGTGTGGGGATTCGACTTCCCCACCTCCGGCAACGCCCTCGAGGTTTACGTGGGCTACCTGCGACGCAAGACCGAAGCCGAAGGGGAGCCACGGCTGATCCACACCGTGCGCGGGGTGGGTTACGTGCTGCGCGAGACGCCGCCGTGA
- a CDS encoding HAMP domain-containing sensor histidine kinase has translation MALLHPQPLKRPPLRATTSLSLRWRVMLLAMSMVAMVVVLMAVAVYAVVAAALYDDIDNQLQSRAQLLIASGSLAADPGKAIEGTAYSDVNAMLINPGRSIYTANQEGQTLPIGATEKAVIRGELFMSRRTANDQRVLAVHLPNGSTLLISKSLAPTDAVMSKLRWVLLVVGGIGVAVAAISGGIVIRTGLRPVARLTEAAERVARTDDLRPIPVFGSDELARLTEAFNTMLRALTESRERQARLVADAGHELRTPLTSLRTNVELLMAAQKPGAPPLPESEMADLRTDVIGQIEELSTLVGDLVDLTRDDAGSVVHEAVDMTEVVDRCLERVRRRRNDIEFDVDVAPWQVYGDAAGLSRAVLNLLDNAAKWSPSGGRVGLRLTQLDPSHAELVVSDRGPGIPVADRHLVFERFYRSPEARAMPGSGLGLAIVKHVVLKHGGALRVEDTVPGGDPPGTSIYVLLPGAPLPPVSHLDMPSATEHNGDKAPAQPSVISVDSQSGRAK, from the coding sequence ATGGCGTTGTTGCATCCCCAACCGCTCAAACGGCCCCCGTTGCGGGCCACGACGTCGCTGTCGCTGCGGTGGCGGGTGATGTTGCTGGCCATGTCCATGGTGGCGATGGTCGTGGTCTTGATGGCGGTCGCGGTGTACGCGGTGGTCGCCGCGGCGCTCTACGACGACATCGACAACCAGCTGCAGAGCCGGGCCCAGCTGCTCATCGCCAGTGGGTCGCTGGCGGCCGACCCCGGCAAGGCCATCGAGGGTACGGCCTATTCCGACGTCAACGCGATGCTGATCAACCCGGGGCGGTCGATCTACACCGCGAACCAGGAAGGCCAGACTCTGCCGATCGGTGCCACCGAGAAGGCCGTGATCCGCGGTGAGCTGTTCATGTCCCGCCGGACCGCCAACGACCAGCGGGTACTCGCGGTGCATTTGCCCAACGGCAGCACCCTGCTGATCTCCAAGAGCCTGGCACCCACCGACGCGGTGATGAGCAAGTTGCGCTGGGTGCTCCTGGTGGTGGGCGGGATCGGCGTTGCGGTGGCGGCGATCTCGGGCGGCATCGTGATCCGCACCGGGTTGCGTCCCGTCGCCCGGCTCACCGAGGCGGCGGAACGGGTCGCGCGCACCGACGACCTGCGGCCCATCCCGGTGTTCGGCAGCGACGAACTCGCGCGCCTGACCGAGGCGTTCAACACGATGCTGCGGGCGCTCACCGAATCCCGCGAGCGTCAGGCCCGGCTGGTGGCCGACGCCGGTCACGAGCTGCGTACGCCGCTGACGTCGTTGCGCACCAACGTCGAATTGCTCATGGCCGCGCAGAAGCCCGGTGCCCCGCCGTTGCCGGAATCCGAGATGGCCGACCTGCGCACCGATGTGATCGGGCAGATCGAGGAACTGTCGACGCTGGTGGGGGATCTGGTCGACCTCACCCGCGACGACGCCGGCAGCGTCGTCCACGAGGCCGTCGACATGACCGAGGTGGTCGATCGGTGCCTGGAGCGGGTCCGTCGGCGCCGCAACGACATCGAGTTCGACGTCGACGTCGCGCCGTGGCAGGTCTACGGGGACGCGGCGGGACTGTCGCGCGCGGTTCTCAACCTGCTGGACAACGCCGCCAAATGGAGCCCGTCGGGTGGCCGGGTGGGCCTGCGGCTGACCCAGCTGGACCCCAGCCACGCGGAACTGGTGGTCTCCGACCGGGGCCCGGGCATCCCGGTGGCCGACCGGCACCTGGTGTTCGAGCGGTTCTACCGGTCCCCGGAGGCCCGCGCGATGCCCGGTTCGGGCCTCGGATTGGCCATCGTGAAACACGTTGTCCTCAAACACGGCGGCGCGCTACGGGTCGAAGACACGGTGCCGGGCGGCGATCCACCGGGTACCTCGATCTACGTGCTACTTCCCGGCGCGCCGCTGCCGCCCGTGTCGCACCTCGATATGCCGAGCGCCACCGAGCACAATGGTGACAAAGCACCAGCGCAACCGAGTGTTATCTCAGTGGATTCTCAGTCGGGGCGGGCAAAGTAG
- a CDS encoding S1C family serine protease produces MTNDPRYSPHQHGPHGSRAGADPHAPQPYPGAYQQGYDWRYATQQSAQQPRPPYGPYRPAPQAPAKRRNGSRTAALTVGALAIAAVSAGIGGGVALLAQPDEQVPSTMTTVTGSAPSVPAANVPAGSVEQVALKVVPSVVKLETSLGRANEEGSGVILSSDGLILTNNHVVSAAAGSPVPGPGAAPLDPDRPQIPRNRGNAKPTTTVTFADGSTAPFTVVGTDPLSDIAVVRAEGVSDLTPITIGSSADLRVGQNVVAIGSPLGLEGTVTTGIVSALNRPVSTAGDTKNQNTVLDAIQTDAAINPGNSGGALVNMNGELVGINSAIATLGGDAVGGPKGGSIGLGFAIPVDQAKRIADELISSGKASRASLGVQVSNDTTSNGAKIVEVTEGGAAEAAGLPSGAVVTKVDDRVIASADALVAAVRSKAPGDTITVSFLDDAGKPGSVQVTLGEAS; encoded by the coding sequence ATGACGAACGACCCGAGGTACTCTCCGCACCAGCATGGCCCGCACGGATCGCGTGCGGGTGCGGATCCCCATGCGCCGCAACCGTATCCGGGGGCCTACCAGCAGGGCTATGACTGGCGCTACGCGACGCAGCAGAGCGCGCAGCAGCCGCGCCCGCCGTACGGCCCCTACCGGCCCGCACCGCAGGCGCCGGCGAAGCGTCGGAACGGTTCCCGCACAGCAGCTTTGACGGTCGGTGCGCTGGCCATCGCGGCGGTGTCCGCCGGAATCGGCGGCGGCGTGGCACTTCTTGCCCAGCCCGACGAGCAGGTGCCTTCCACGATGACCACGGTCACGGGCTCCGCGCCCAGCGTGCCGGCGGCCAACGTGCCCGCGGGTTCGGTCGAGCAGGTGGCCCTGAAGGTCGTTCCCAGTGTCGTGAAGCTCGAGACCAGCCTGGGGCGGGCCAACGAAGAAGGTTCCGGGGTCATCCTGTCCTCGGACGGGTTGATCCTGACCAACAACCACGTCGTCTCGGCGGCGGCGGGCAGCCCGGTGCCCGGCCCCGGGGCCGCGCCGCTGGACCCTGACCGGCCGCAGATCCCGCGTAACCGTGGGAACGCCAAGCCGACCACCACCGTGACGTTCGCCGACGGCAGCACCGCACCGTTCACCGTGGTCGGGACCGATCCGTTGAGCGACATCGCGGTGGTGCGCGCCGAGGGTGTGTCCGACCTGACCCCGATCACCATCGGTTCCTCCGCGGACCTGAGGGTGGGGCAGAACGTGGTCGCGATCGGCTCCCCGCTGGGCCTGGAGGGCACCGTGACGACGGGCATCGTCAGCGCGTTGAACCGCCCGGTTTCGACAGCCGGTGACACCAAGAACCAGAACACGGTGCTGGACGCCATTCAGACCGATGCGGCCATCAACCCGGGCAACTCCGGCGGCGCGCTGGTGAACATGAACGGCGAATTGGTGGGTATCAACTCGGCGATCGCCACGCTGGGCGGGGACGCCGTGGGTGGCCCGAAGGGTGGCTCGATCGGCCTGGGCTTCGCCATCCCGGTGGACCAGGCCAAGCGCATCGCCGATGAGCTCATTTCCTCCGGTAAGGCCTCGCGCGCGTCGTTGGGGGTCCAGGTGAGCAACGACACCACCTCCAACGGCGCCAAGATCGTGGAGGTCACCGAGGGCGGCGCCGCCGAGGCCGCCGGCCTGCCCAGCGGCGCGGTGGTCACCAAGGTCGACGACCGCGTCATCGCCAGTGCGGACGCCCTGGTGGCGGCGGTGCGATCGAAGGCGCCCGGCGACACCATCACCGTGAGCTTCCTGGATGACGCCGGTAAGCCCGGATCGGTACAGGTCACGCTGGGCGAGGCCAGCTGA
- a CDS encoding MogA/MoaB family molybdenum cofactor biosynthesis protein translates to MTRQLPPLSTDPVIPLSVAGYTVASMEQPVELVGRALVVVVDDRTAHGEEDHSGPLVTELLNEAGFVVDGVVVVAADEVEIRNALNTAVIGGVDLVISVGGTGVTPRDVTPEATLEILDRELLGIAEALRGSGLSAGISDAGVSRGLAGISGSTLVVNLSGSRAAVRDGMATLNPLATHVIGQLSSLEI, encoded by the coding sequence ATGACCCGGCAGCTTCCGCCGCTTTCGACCGATCCCGTCATTCCGCTGTCCGTGGCCGGATATACGGTGGCATCCATGGAACAGCCTGTGGAGCTGGTTGGTAGGGCGCTCGTGGTGGTCGTTGATGACCGGACCGCGCATGGCGAGGAGGACCATAGCGGGCCGCTGGTCACCGAATTGCTCAACGAGGCCGGCTTCGTCGTGGACGGGGTCGTGGTGGTCGCGGCCGACGAGGTGGAGATCAGGAACGCCCTGAACACCGCCGTGATCGGCGGGGTCGACCTGGTGATCTCGGTGGGCGGCACCGGGGTGACCCCGCGTGACGTGACTCCCGAGGCCACCCTGGAGATCCTGGACCGCGAGCTGCTCGGCATCGCCGAGGCGTTGCGTGGGTCCGGGCTTTCGGCGGGCATCTCCGATGCGGGGGTGTCCCGCGGCCTGGCCGGCATCTCGGGCAGCACCCTGGTGGTCAACCTGTCGGGCTCGCGCGCGGCGGTGCGCGACGGCATGGCGACGCTGAACCCGCTCGCGACCCACGTCATCGGCCAGCTGTCGAGTTTGGAGATCTGA
- a CDS encoding MspA family porin — MKVFSRVLVAILAAFATMFVSTGTSHAGLDNELSLVDGQGRTLTIQQWDTFLNGVFPLDRNRLTREWFHSGKATYNVAGEGADDFEGVLELGYQVGFPWSLGVGINFSYTTPNIAFDGLEGSGPLGFDGIVTPPLFPGVSISADLGNGPGIQEVATFSVDVAGAGGSVAVSNAHGTVTGAAGGVLLRPFARLISSTGDSVTTYGEPWNMN, encoded by the coding sequence ATGAAGGTATTCAGTCGGGTGCTGGTGGCGATCCTCGCCGCATTCGCCACGATGTTCGTGAGTACGGGCACCTCACACGCCGGCTTGGACAATGAGCTGAGCCTCGTGGACGGCCAGGGTCGGACCCTGACGATCCAGCAGTGGGACACCTTCCTCAACGGGGTGTTCCCGCTCGACCGCAACCGGTTGACCCGGGAGTGGTTCCATTCCGGCAAGGCCACCTACAACGTCGCCGGTGAGGGTGCCGACGACTTCGAGGGTGTCCTGGAACTCGGCTACCAGGTCGGCTTCCCGTGGTCGCTCGGCGTCGGTATCAACTTCAGCTACACCACCCCGAACATCGCCTTCGACGGGCTTGAGGGCAGCGGTCCGCTCGGCTTCGACGGCATCGTGACCCCGCCGCTGTTCCCCGGTGTGTCGATCTCGGCCGACCTGGGCAACGGCCCCGGCATCCAGGAAGTCGCCACGTTCTCGGTGGACGTCGCGGGCGCCGGCGGCTCGGTGGCCGTCTCCAACGCACACGGCACCGTCACGGGTGCTGCCGGTGGTGTGCTGCTGCGTCCGTTCGCCCGGTTGATCTCCTCGACCGGTGACAGCGTCACCACCTACGGTGAGCCCTGGAACATGAACTGA
- the mscL gene encoding large-conductance mechanosensitive channel protein MscL yields MLKGFKEFISRGNVIDLAVAVVIGAAFTGLVTAFTDSVVQPLIDRIGANPDESYGILRIPIGGEQFIDLNTVLSATINFLLVALVLYFVIVLPYKKLKERDTKVAEEDTELTLLTEIRDLLQQNANGAASGRHGSPTRPDGTQ; encoded by the coding sequence ATGTTGAAGGGGTTCAAAGAGTTCATATCGCGCGGGAACGTGATCGACCTCGCGGTCGCCGTCGTCATCGGCGCGGCGTTCACCGGTCTGGTCACCGCGTTCACCGACAGTGTGGTGCAGCCGCTCATCGACCGGATCGGCGCCAATCCCGACGAGTCCTACGGAATCCTGCGCATCCCGATCGGCGGTGAGCAGTTCATCGACCTGAACACGGTGCTGTCGGCGACCATCAACTTCCTGCTGGTGGCGCTGGTGCTGTACTTCGTGATCGTGCTGCCGTACAAGAAGCTCAAGGAGCGCGACACCAAGGTCGCCGAAGAGGACACCGAGCTGACCCTGCTGACTGAGATCCGAGATCTGCTGCAGCAGAACGCCAATGGCGCGGCCTCCGGCCGGCACGGATCACCGACCCGGCCCGACGGAACCCAGTGA
- a CDS encoding SAF domain-containing protein: protein MASDRAAALDPTALTRLRRVLQPDWIHTVRTRRLAAGALVLLAGVSALRADPDGERAPVLVAAHDLSPGARLSATDVRVEHQPAVGLPDGAQSDLTRLEGATVAGPVRRGEILTDVRLLNSRLAKTTAGPDARLVPVQLGDNAVLDVIRGGDVVDILAAPDSDPDARPRVIATAAVVVLVSDRPTAATAADDRVVLVALPAAAANAVAGAALTQALTLTLH from the coding sequence ATGGCTTCCGATCGCGCCGCCGCGCTGGATCCCACGGCGCTGACGCGACTGCGCCGGGTCCTGCAGCCGGATTGGATTCACACTGTCCGGACCCGTCGGCTGGCGGCCGGTGCGCTGGTGTTGCTGGCGGGCGTCTCGGCGCTGCGGGCCGATCCCGACGGCGAGCGAGCCCCTGTGCTGGTCGCCGCCCACGATCTGAGCCCCGGGGCGCGCCTGAGCGCCACGGACGTGCGGGTGGAGCATCAGCCCGCCGTCGGGCTTCCCGACGGCGCACAGTCCGACCTCACCCGACTCGAGGGAGCGACGGTGGCGGGCCCGGTACGGCGCGGCGAGATCCTCACCGACGTCCGGTTGCTGAATTCGCGGCTGGCGAAAACGACAGCGGGTCCCGACGCCCGCCTCGTGCCGGTGCAACTGGGCGACAACGCCGTTCTCGACGTGATCCGCGGCGGCGACGTCGTGGACATCCTGGCCGCACCCGACTCCGACCCGGACGCGCGGCCCCGGGTGATCGCCACGGCGGCCGTGGTGGTGCTGGTGTCCGACCGTCCCACCGCCGCCACCGCGGCCGACGACCGCGTGGTGCTGGTGGCCCTGCCGGCCGCGGCGGCAAACGCCGTGGCGGGCGCGGCCCTGACCCAGGCGTTGACACTGACCCTGCACTGA
- a CDS encoding FmdB family zinc ribbon protein, which yields MPTYSYACTDCGDRFDAVQAFTDDALTTCTKCEGRLRKLFNSVGVVFKGSGFYRTDSREAGKNGSASVKSEKPSESSSSSSEKSSSSSSDKSSSSTPAPAAS from the coding sequence GTGCCCACCTACAGCTACGCGTGTACCGACTGCGGTGATCGTTTCGACGCGGTGCAAGCCTTCACGGACGACGCCCTGACCACCTGCACCAAGTGCGAGGGTCGGCTGCGGAAGTTGTTCAACTCCGTCGGCGTGGTGTTCAAGGGCAGCGGTTTCTACCGCACCGACAGTCGCGAGGCCGGCAAGAACGGCTCCGCGTCGGTCAAGAGCGAGAAGCCCTCGGAGTCGTCCTCCTCGTCGTCGGAGAAGTCGTCGAGCAGCTCGAGCGACAAGAGCTCGTCGTCGACACCGGCCCCGGCCGCCAGTTGA
- a CDS encoding 5-formyltetrahydrofolate cyclo-ligase, producing MTAPAKAALRARFLAARKAVPHPVRTREADAVRTALLNWVRGQANTVCAYVPVGTEPGSARLLDELYAAGVRVLLPVAISAGPDRAALPLRWARYVPGELAKADFGLLEPTGDRLPAEALSEAQVVIVPALAVDRRGARLGRGAGFYDRSLPLRGADAALIAIVRDDEFVDELPAEPHDVPMTHVLTPAGGVRRL from the coding sequence GTGACCGCCCCCGCGAAGGCCGCCCTCCGTGCCCGCTTCCTGGCCGCCCGCAAGGCGGTGCCCCATCCGGTCCGGACCCGGGAGGCCGACGCCGTGCGGACGGCACTGCTCAATTGGGTTCGGGGGCAAGCCAACACGGTCTGCGCCTACGTTCCGGTGGGCACGGAACCGGGGTCGGCACGGCTGCTCGACGAGTTGTACGCCGCGGGCGTGCGGGTGTTGCTCCCGGTCGCGATCAGCGCCGGGCCCGACCGCGCCGCGCTGCCGCTGCGCTGGGCCCGCTACGTCCCCGGGGAGCTGGCGAAGGCCGACTTCGGGCTGCTCGAACCCACCGGTGACCGGCTGCCCGCCGAGGCGCTCAGCGAGGCGCAGGTGGTGATCGTGCCGGCCCTGGCCGTGGACCGACGCGGTGCGCGGCTCGGCCGGGGCGCCGGGTTCTACGACCGCTCGTTGCCGCTACGGGGGGCCGACGCCGCGCTCATCGCAATCGTGCGGGACGACGAATTCGTCGACGAACTGCCCGCCGAACCGCACGACGTCCCGATGACGCACGTGCTGACGCCGGCGGGCGGCGTGCGGCGGCTCTGA
- a CDS encoding UTP--glucose-1-phosphate uridylyltransferase → MSKGPDVPIPRTAIVPAAGLGTRFLPATKTVPKELLPVVDTPGIELVAAEAAAAGAERLVIVTSEGKDSVVAHFVEDLVLEGTLEARGKQVMLEKVRRAPALIKVESVVQAEPLGLGHAVGCVEKALLPDEDAVAVLLPDDLVLPTGVLETMSKVRAKRGGSVLCAIEVPADEISAYGVFDVEQVPDAANPNVLRVKGMVEKPDAADAPSPYAAAGRYVLDRAIFDALRRVERGVGGEIQLTDAISLLIDEGHPVHVVVHRGSRHDLGNPGGYLKAAVDFALDRDDYGPELRSWLVERLGLTEQ, encoded by the coding sequence ATGTCCAAAGGGCCTGACGTGCCGATCCCGCGTACGGCGATCGTGCCCGCGGCGGGTTTGGGCACCCGTTTTCTGCCCGCGACCAAGACCGTTCCCAAGGAACTCCTGCCGGTGGTCGACACCCCGGGGATCGAACTGGTGGCCGCCGAGGCCGCTGCGGCCGGTGCCGAACGGTTGGTGATCGTCACCTCCGAGGGCAAGGACAGCGTGGTCGCGCACTTCGTCGAGGACCTGGTTCTGGAGGGCACGCTCGAGGCGCGGGGCAAGCAGGTGATGCTCGAGAAGGTGCGCCGCGCGCCCGCGCTGATCAAGGTGGAGTCGGTGGTGCAGGCCGAACCGCTGGGACTCGGCCACGCCGTGGGATGTGTCGAGAAGGCGCTGCTGCCCGACGAGGACGCCGTGGCCGTGCTGCTGCCCGACGACCTGGTCTTGCCGACCGGCGTCCTGGAAACCATGTCGAAGGTGCGAGCCAAGCGCGGCGGCTCGGTGCTGTGTGCCATCGAGGTCCCCGCCGACGAGATCAGCGCCTACGGGGTCTTCGACGTCGAGCAGGTGCCCGACGCGGCGAATCCCAACGTGCTGCGCGTCAAGGGCATGGTGGAAAAGCCCGACGCCGCCGACGCTCCGTCGCCGTATGCTGCCGCGGGCCGATACGTCTTGGACCGCGCCATCTTTGACGCCCTGCGCCGTGTCGAGCGGGGCGTGGGCGGTGAAATCCAGCTCACCGACGCCATCTCGTTGCTCATCGACGAGGGGCATCCGGTGCATGTCGTGGTGCACCGCGGTTCTCGACACGACTTGGGAAATCCCGGCGGCTACCTCAAGGCTGCGGTTGACTTTGCGTTGGATCGTGACGACTACGGCCCGGAACTGCGTAGCTGGTTGGTTGAGCGGTTGGGCCTGACCGAGCAGTAG